The DNA window GTAGCTGAACTTACAAATGCAAAGCCAGCACTTTTGTAAATAGGTCCAACCATTGTGTAACCTTTGCAGTATTTGGCAAGAAACAATTTGATGTATGGGACTTCCAGAACTAGAGCAGCAACACCACCATATTTGCCTTCCTTAGAAAGTGCACTGTGGAAGTCTTCAGGAGTATCATAGGGTCTTATTCTTGATCTGTCAAAACCAATATCTTCCAATAAACCCTCTATGTAGGAACCGCGGTGGAACCCTACATACCCTCCTTGCTTCTGGAGTTCATGAATGTCAGTCACCGTTGGTGAAAGCTGCTGTACAGTAAGCATCGATGCAAAGCTTGCAGTATAACTTGATGCAAGCACCAGAAGAACAAACATCCATACAAGTAGAACTATTCGAGACAGAAAGCACTCCAGCTTCTCCTCTGCGGAATTAACCACAAAAAGGTCATTTTTCTCATACACTAAGTCCATTTGTAAAGCAGAGGTACCGTGATGCATACTACCACAAAGATGGAATGTGCAATATCTGTTACTTTAGATGATAAGTTCAAGTCTTCATTCATCAAGACTACTTaattattattttaatttttagtAACTTCTAATATGACTTATCTAAGATTTGTTTGCAAAAAGTTAACACTACTGCTTTGTTGAGGAATTCAAGATCAGTCAGAATGCATCGTTCTTTATAAAAAACTATGAAGCTTCACTTTCACAATCTTTCTTGCAGGTACTTTTCAATGCTTTTAACTTTTTGAAGGAGGTTCAGTGTATGTTTTGTCTACAAAAACTATAGATCAAGATATTTTTGTCACTAACTGTCATGGTTGTTCGAAATATGTATATAGCAACAAAATTAGTAAGAAATCTGTTTAAGTGTTTTACTCAACTCTCTTCAAATATGGAGAAAAACATCAGAATCCCAAGTTGTTTGAGAGAGAAGGGACCATGAAGATACCCATTGCCATTTAGACGCTCTAACAGCCAGACTACAATTCCAGTATATATAAAGAACATGATGCTTCCAAACCACATTCCTTTGCTTAGTGGTTTTGAGAAAATCCACATATTATTGTTCACTTTTTCCTTGACTGGTACAATCATTGCCACTCCTGATTCTGTGTACGGTATCGTGAAATCAACATACAACGTTCTGTTGTATCTGATTGTTATATCTCCAATTGCTATGTCATATCTCTGCATTGGCATCAGTTAGTTATATTTGATTGTGATTTGTAAATTGAAAAGTAAATTCTACTTACTATGTGGTATGCACTACAGCTGATTTAACGATGCACGCTCATTTATTTAATAAAGGAAAATAACTAGTGATCAATAGATATTTACTTtgggaaagaaagaaacaagCCATTCTCGTTTATGTCAATTCAGTAGACCAACAGCAAGGTTTGACTGTGATTGAAAATAGAATTATAGTTTTACTCTGGGTGGAATTATGAAAACTATAAAATATATGCAAATGCGATTGAAAATAGAATTATAGTTTTACTCTGGGTGGAATTATGAAACTATAAAATATATGCAAATGCAAATTGCACTTCCTTCACTTGGCAGATTGAGAAATCGGACAATATCTTTTAGAAATTATTTCTTACCTGAAGATAAACTTGGTAAACAAAATCATTATAGCTCCCTGTACTTTGTGTATCAACTGTATCAAATGCTTCATATTCATAAGAAAGTGCAAAAGGCAGTTTTTTTACTGCCTCCTCAAATATGTCTATTGAAAGGCCACTCGCTCTTGTTGCACTCGTGACCGGATCCTTCGATGTCCTTATAAACTCCGGATATGCACTTGTGTGCACACCAACCCTAAGCTTGTTACCACCTGCAGGAAGTTCCCAGCcccttggtatttctgttgactCTCCTGGCCAAATTACTGGATTTAGATTGAGCATTGAGGTTGACCTTGTTGTTTCCAAACCATTTTGATTTTGCTGGCGTGAAAGACCATTTTTAAAAGTCCAAAACCCAATATGTCTCCAACTTCTCCCAACCACATTTATTATTTGTAATGCAGAAACTTGCAGTTGTCTGTCTGTCAGGTCGACGTTTCCACTTAAGCCTCTAAATTTGTTTTGTACAATTTCTGTTAGGAGCTGTGGACCAATTGTGGAAACAGCTAGCGACTCCAAGCATGTAGAGTTCTTAGTGGACTGCAGTCTATTATTTTTGTTACTCAATaccctaatcttttctgctGCTTGTGCTAATGCCCAAACCGTATCGTATCCCCATAGCCCAACAACGCTTAGTTTATTAAATGGCGATTCATttgggttatcttggtggtACATTCTGTTCCATCTTATGGAAAAACTATCAAGTTCTTTTGATCTGGGGACATGAAACCTTACTCCTATCACCCCATTCATTGCTTCAATAACAGATGGATCCAGTGAATCGATCATGTTTGCTAATCCATTTGTTATGATCCACACATATCCTTTCTTCATCATTCCTGCCTCTTTGGCCTTTGTAAAGAGAAGGGATGCCCTGGTTGATGACATATGAACAATGAATACCCTCGTTTGCATCATCCTTAGCTTGTAGAGCTCTTGCATAATGTTTTCGCTTGTTGCTGACAAAGAGATAACACTGCGATATGGAATACGAGTATCTATTTGTTGAAGAGCATCAATAAGGTGCGGTAGAATGCCCCTCCCATAGTCGGTATCATCATATACCGGTACCACCTCTCTCCATCCATAGGCTTTGATAAGAGAGGCAATACTATCCACTTGAACTGAGCTGTTCAATGTTGCACGCACAAAATATGGCATAGCATCAGAAGTGACTGAGGGGCTTGTTGCCGTGAAGGATACAATAGGTACTCGTGTTGTATTCCCTAGCTCGGATATAAATGCAGCTTCTGAAGATTTCTGGGGACCAATGATGGCTTGCACTTTGTAATTCTCCAGTAGTTCAATAGCTTTGAAATTGCGTATGAAAAGAAACTTCAGTCAATAATATCAGCAAAACAAAACTGTACTCAGCATATTTATTTCGCCAATGCTTTCAAACTTCCAAAATGGAAAATTTTGGTATAGGACTATGCTGTTTTTGCTGGTGGACATTAAATTTCTGCGTCTATGGGTGACTCTCCTGAAAAATGGATATTTaaacttttcaaaaaaaaaaaagattccACCAGCAAAAACCAGTGTCTTACAGCGAAATTTGACTTGGGAAAAAGGATGACAATGTCTTTTTTCTCTGTTTATGTTTGTTTGAGGATTGTAATCTAGACTTACAATTGATACCCAGCCTCATGTCTCTCTCCAAATGATATGCTTTTTCTTTGTCTAAGTTGCAGGTTTTTGACATTCTTCAATGATGTTCATGATAATGCTGCAAAGCGCATACCTGCTGAAGCAGCTTGGACATTGTTGCCCGCAGAATCCCTGACGTGGAGGACTAGTTTCCTGGTGCAATTCTGGCAAGCTGCATAGAAATCTTCGACAGCCAGTGAAATGCTGGTCCGTGCTACTTTCCCCACCAAGGAACCTAAGTCGAGGATCACACCGACATGGAATTCATTTGTGCTGTTTCCGGTGGTGTTCTGAGCTGCAGTGGAACTGAAGATGAGTAGCAGGAAGATGATGGATTGAGATGCTCTCTCCATTGCCCTTTTGGTGGAAGGTATGCAAGTCTTTTTTCTGAGAGCAAGGTGGGGAAGGCCTGTTCAGCTGATATTTAGTCTATTATCAGGATTGCTACCCGAGGACCC is part of the Panicum hallii strain FIL2 chromosome 2, PHallii_v3.1, whole genome shotgun sequence genome and encodes:
- the LOC112882409 gene encoding glutamate receptor 2.8-like, whose translation is MERASQSIIFLLLIFSSTAAQNTTGNSTNEFHVGVILDLGSLVGKVARTSISLAVEDFYAACQNCTRKLVLHVRDSAGNNVQAASAAIELLENYKVQAIIGPQKSSEAAFISELGNTTRVPIVSFTATSPSVTSDAMPYFVRATLNSSVQVDSIASLIKAYGWREVVPVYDDTDYGRGILPHLIDALQQIDTRIPYRSVISLSATSENIMQELYKLRMMQTRVFIVHMSSTRASLLFTKAKEAGMMKKGYVWIITNGLANMIDSLDPSVIEAMNGVIGVRFHVPRSKELDSFSIRWNRMYHQDNPNESPFNKLSVVGLWGYDTVWALAQAAEKIRVLSNKNNRLQSTKNSTCLESLAVSTIGPQLLTEIVQNKFRGLSGNVDLTDRQLQVSALQIINVVGRSWRHIGFWTFKNGLSRQQNQNGLETTRSTSMLNLNPVIWPGESTEIPRGWELPAGGNKLRVGVHTSAYPEFIRTSKDPVTSATRASGLSIDIFEEAVKKLPFALSYEYEAFDTVDTQSTGSYNDFVYQVYLQRYDIAIGDITIRYNRTLYVDFTIPYTESGVAMIVPVKEKVNNNMWIFSKPLSKGMWFGSIMFFIYTGIVVWLLERLNGNGYLHGPFSLKQLGILMFFSIFEEKEKLECFLSRIVLLVWMFVLLVLASSYTASFASMLTVQQLSPTVTDIHELQKQGGYVGFHRGSYIEGLLEDIGFDRSRIRPYDTPEDFHSALSKEGKYGGVAALVLEVPYIKLFLAKYCKGYTMVGPIYKSAGFAFALPKRSPLLTEISRAILNITEADSIIQIEKKWTDQNSCQNEEKIADSDAITFGNFGGLFLLTGFVTTCSLSIALLTNHYKKGQQKAGINMDDQSQYRHGQQEENERIQEEDQNNKDNEGSNDIENQATIISMPHSPNTNTDQLHKITRQQHPPIMVHKSLIGETELA